From Triticum aestivum cultivar Chinese Spring chromosome 4A, IWGSC CS RefSeq v2.1, whole genome shotgun sequence, a single genomic window includes:
- the LOC123088040 gene encoding GDSL esterase/lipase APG: MEARCLLLLAVLLLAGAHGGEAQPLVPGVFTFGDSSVDIGNNDYLHTLIKADFPPYGRDFPNRVATGRFCNGKLATDITADTLGFTSYPPAYLSPQASGKNLLIGANFASAGSGYYDHTALMYHAIPFSQQLEYFREYQSKLTAFAGSSQAKSIISGSLYIVSFGASDFVQNYYINPLLFKTQTVDQFSDRLVSIFVNSATQLYGMGARRIAVTTLPPLGCLPAAITLFGHGSTGCVSRLNSDSQRFNGKMSAAVSSLAKRYHDLKIAVFDIYTPLYSLVTSPGDQGFTEAKRGCCGTGKVEFTVFLCNPKSVGTCPNATTYVFWDAVHPSEAANQVIADALLVTGIDLVT, translated from the exons ATGGAGGCGAGGTGCCTGCTGCTCCTGGCTGTGCTCCTTCTGGCGGGAGCTCATGGCGGGGAGGCGCAGCCGCTCGTGCCGGGGGTCTTCACCTTCGGCGACTCTTCGGTGGATATAGgtaacaacgactacctccacaccCTCATCAAGGCGGACTTCCCTCCCTACGGCAGGGACTTCCCCAACCGCGTGGCCACCGGCAGGTTTTGCAACGGCAAGCTGGCTACCGATATCACTG CTGATACCCTGGGGTTTACTAGCTACCCGCCCGCATATCTCAGCCCGCAGGCGTCAGGGAAGAACCTTCTGATCGGGGCCAACTTCGCGTCTGCTGGATCCGGCTACTACGATCACACGGCGCTTATGTAT CATGCCATCCCTTTCTCCCAACAACTGGAGTACTTCAGGGAGTACCAGTCCAAGCTGACGGCGTTTGCTGGGAGCAGCCAGGCCAAGTCCATCATCAGCGGCTCGCTGTACATCGTCAGCTTCGGTGCAAGTGACTTCGTGCAGAACTACTACATCAACCCTCTGCTCTTCAAGACCCAGACCGTCGACCAGTTCTCGGACCGCCTCGTCAGCATCTTCGTCAACAGCGCGACG CAACTGTACGGCATGGGAGCGCGGCGCATCGCGGTGACGACGCTGCCGCCCCTGGGCTGCCTCCCCGCGGCGATCACGCTGTTCGGGCACGGGAGCACCGGGTGCGTGTCGAGGCTCAACAGCGACTCCCAGCGGTTCAATGGGAAGATGAGCGCCGCCGTCAGCTCGCTGGCGAAGCGGTACCACGACCTCAAGATCGCCGTCTTCGACATCTACACGCCGCTGTACAGCCTCGTCACCTCCCCTGGAGATCAAG GGTTCACGGAGGCGAAGCGGGGATGCTGCGGGACGGGGAAGGTGGAGTTCACGGTGTTCCTCTGCAACCCCAAGTCGGTGGGGACGTGCCCGAACGCGACGACCTACGTGTTTTGGGACGCCGTCCACCCGTCGGAGGCGGCCAACCAAGTGATCGCCGACGCCCTCCTCGTCACCGGCATCGACCTCGTCACATGA
- the LOC123088039 gene encoding RNA-binding protein 2, which produces MADPYRSYLPSSSHDRVPLGGYPGYVPPEESSYYASKMAALRGIPNVPRVDVPLQSRAYGLDIPAGVSHPAYGLDVPTGMSHPAYGLDVPAGVSHPALVGLGALPAGARPRGPSPLEDPALVQRSSSLGKSVSIPEVERPKPVLIVDRPSEDESNILFVDGLPTDCTRREVAHLFRPFVGFKDLRLVHKEPRRSGDKAYALCFVEFSDAKCAGTAMEALQEYRFDERKVDGPFLKIQFARFPFRPPPAHEDRKRLSAR; this is translated from the exons ATGGCGGATCCCTACCGCTCGTACCTCCCGTCCTCCTCTCACGACAGAG TTCCACTGGGCGGTTATCCTGGGTATGTTCCACCTGAGGAATCATCCTATTATGCTTCAAAAATGGCTGCTCTACGAGGAATACCAAATGTACCTAGAGTTGAT GTACCATTACAGTCAAGAGCTTATGGTTTGGATATTCCAGCAGGCGTGAGCCATCCTGCTTATGGTTTGGATGTTCCCACAGGCATGAGCCATCCTGCTTATGGTTTGGATGTTCCAGCAGGCGTGAGCCATCCTGCTTTGGTTGGCTTGGGTGCACTGCCGGCTGGAGCTAGGCCGCGAGGACCTAGCCCTTTGGAAGACCCAGCTTTAGTCCAGAGAAGTTCTTCACTTGGCAAAAGTGTCAGTATTCCGGAAGTTGAGCGCCCCAAACCTGTTTTGATCGTCGATCGGCCATCAGAAGATGAATCCAACATTCTTTTTGTTGATGGTCTCCCAACTGATTGCACCAGGAGAGAAGTAGCTC ATTTGTTCCGTCCTTTCGTTGGCTTCAAGGACCTCAGACTTGTGCACAAGGAGCCCAGACGT AGTGGTGACAAGGCTTATGCTCTGTGCTTTGTGGAGTTCAGTGACGCAAAATGTGCAGGGACTGCTATGGAGGCTCTCCAAG AATACCGCTTCGACGAGAGGAAGGTCGACGGCCCGTTCCTTAAGATCCAGTTCGCAAGGTTCCCGTTCCGACCTCCGCCAGCCCATGAAGATCGGAAACGCCTTAGCGCTCGCTGA
- the LOC123088038 gene encoding mitogen-activated protein kinase kinase 2, which yields MKKPGKLALPSQDSTIGKFLTQSGTFKDGDLLVNKDGLRIVPQSEEGEAPRIKPLDNNHQLSIDDLDSIKVIGKGNSGTVQLVRHKWTGQFFALKVIQLNIQESIRKQMAQELKISLFTQCQYVVTCYQCFYVNGVISIALEYMDGGSLADFLKAVRTVPEAYLAAICKQVLKGLMYLHHEKRVIHRDLKPSNILINHRGEVKISDFGVSAIISSSSAQRDTFTGTFNYMAPERISGQKHGHLSDIWSLGLVMLECATGNFPYPPRESFYELLEAVVDQPSPSAPSDQFSPEFCSFISACIQKNAADRSSAQTLSAHPFLSMYDDLNIDLSDYFTTAGSPLATFKQIAL from the exons atgaAGAAGCCGGGCAAGCTCGCGCTGCCCTCCCAGGACTCCACCATCGGCAAGTTCCT GACGCAGAGCGGGACCTTCAAGGACGGCGACCTGCTCGTCAACAAGGACGGCCTCCGCATCGTCCCGCAGAGCGAGGAAGGCGAG GCTCCTCGTATCAAGCCTTTGGATAATAATCATCAGTTGAGCATAGACGATCTAGATTCAATCAAAGTGATCGGGAAAGGTAATAGCGGGACCGTGCAATTGGTGCGCCACAAATGGACTGGCCAGTTTTTTGCTCTCAAG GTTATACAGCTCAATATTCAGGAGAGCATACGCAAGCAGATGGCCCAGGAGTTGAAAATAAGCTTGTTTACACAGTGCCAGTATGTTGTCACGTGCTATCAGTGTTTCTATGTCAATGGTGTTATTTCTATTGCTTTGGAGTACATGGATGGTGGCTCTCTCGCTGATTTCCTCAAGGCTGTTAGAACCGTTCCAGAGGCCTACCTGGCTGCAATTTGTAAGCAG GTGTTGAAAGGACTGATGTACTTGCATCATGAGAAGCGCGTTATACACCGAGATCTGAAACCATCGAATATATTGATAAATCATAGGGGTGAAGTAAAGATATCAGATTTTGGTGTTAGTGCCATCATTTCTAGTTCTTCTGCACAGCGAGATACATTTACTGGCACATTTAACTACATGGCG CCTGAAAGAATCAGTGGGCAGAAACATGGTCATCTGAGTGATATCTGGAGCTTGGGCCTAGTTATGCTGGAATGTGCCACTGGCAATTTCCCATATCCTCCTCGTGAAAGCTTTTATGAACTTCTTGAAGCTGTTGTCGACCAACCATCACCTTCTGCACCATCAGACCAGTTTTCACCAGAGTTCTGTTCATTCATTTCTGCTTG TATCCAAAAAAATGCTGCAGATAGGTCATCTGCCCAAACCCTATCA GCTCATCCATTCCTGAGCATGTACGACGACCTGAATATCGATCTGTCTGACTACTTCACGACTGCAGGATCACCGCTTGCCACCTTCAA GCAAATCGCGTTGTGA